The Streptomyces laurentii region TGGCCGGACGCGTCGGTGACGACACAGCCGACGACGGGGTTGGGGCTGGTGAAGCCGAGACCGCGGGCGGCGAGCGCGATCGCACGTCGCATGGCGGTGATGTCGGCCTGGGTGGCCACCGGGTCCTCCTGCCTCTTCGGGCACGGACTCCGGGGCCTGTCGATGACGACAGAAAAGCGGAAACGACTCCTCGCGCAGGGTGCGCCGAAGGCCGGATCCTCTGGTACGCCACGTGGACCCGCCGAAGCGGGTACGGCGACCAGCGGACGTACGGCCGGCACACCCCTGGAAGAGGGGTCACCCGCCGCGCACTGCCTCCCATCCGGACTTTCACCGTCGGTCCAGGAATCTCACCTGGTCAACCGGCCGCTGGCTGCGGACGGGTCGCGGACTATAACCGCCGGTTCGGAATTACACCGACCCCGGAGTGCGCTGCTGCTGATACAGGCCCAGTCTGCCACGGCCCGCAAGGGGACCGACCCCCCGGGTGTCCGCCTGTGGCCCGACTCACATATCGAGCGGATCGCCGACCGTCGTCGACCGTCGCCGCCCGCCGTCACCCGGCACCGCCCGGCCTTACGCCTTTGGTCCAGACCTATTGACGCACTGGTCTAGTCCTCTTAATCTCCGTGTCACCTCCGAGGTACGGACCAGCGGTGTGCGCACTCCGCGGGCCCCACACGACCCACCCCCCTTGTTCGTTGTGTTCGCCCGACCTCCCCTGGAGGAACCGATCGTGCTCTCCCCCACGAAGAAGAGGGCCTCGCTGCTCACTTCCGGCGCGGCCGTCGCCGGACTGCTGATCAGCTCCCTCGCCTCGGGCGGCGTCTCGTACGCCGCCGACAACGAGTCCTGCCGCCCCGACGGCCTGTACAAGACGCCCGGCGTCGACGTCCCCTACTGCTCGGTCTACGACACCGAGGGCCGCGAGAAGATGGGCGCCGACCACCAGCGCCGCGTCATCGGCTACTTCACCGGCTGGCGCACCGGCAAGAACGGCGAGCCCGCCTATCTGGCCTCCGACATCCCGTGGGACAAGGTCACCCACCTCAACTATGCCTTCGGCCACGTCGGCGGCGACAACAAACTGTCCGTGGGCACCGACGGCCCCGACAACGCGGCCACCGGGATGACCTGGCCCGGTGTCGCGGGCGCCGAGATGGACCCCGCGTACCCCTACAAGGGGCACTTCAACCTGCTCAACAAGTTCAAGAAGCAGCACCCGAACGTGAAGACCCTGATCTCCGTGGGCGGCTGGGCCGAGACCGGCGGCTACTTCGACGACAGCGGCAAGCGGGTCGACTCCGGCGGCTTCTACTCGATGGCCACCAACGCCGACGGCTCGGTCAACCAGGCCGGCATCGACACCTTCGCGAACTCCGCCGTCGACTTCATCCGGAAGTACGGCTTCAACGGCGTCGACATCGACTACGAGTACCCGACGACGATGAAGGACTCGGGCAACCCGCTCGACTGGCAGCTCTCCAACGCGCGCCGCGCGGGCCTCGTCCAGGGCTACGCGGTCCTGATGAAGTCGCTGCGCGAGAAGCTCGACCGGGCCGGCGCCACCGACGGCAAGCACTACATGCTGACCGTCGCCGCGCCCTCCTCCGGCTATCTGCTGCGCGGCATGGAGACGTTCCAGATGCAGAAGTACCTGGACTACGTCAACATCATGTCCTACGACCTGCACGGCGCCTGGAACGAGTACGTCGGCCCGAACGCCTCGCTCTTCGACGACGGCAAGGACGCCGAGCTCGCCGCCGCCAACGTCTACGGCTCGGCGCAGTACGGCTCCCTCGGCTACCTCAACACCGACTGGGCCTACCACTACTTCCGCGGCTCGATGCCGTCCGGCCGGATCAACATCGGCCTGCCGTACTACACCCGCGGCTTCAAGAACGTGCAGGGCGGCACCGACGGTCTGTGGGGCAAGGCCGCCACGACCGGCTGTCCGGCCGGCTCCGGCCTGACCAAGTGCGGCATCGACAACCTGTGGCACGACAAGGACACCGCGGGCAAGGAGTCGCCCGCCGGCTCCAACCCGATGTGGCACGCCAAGAACCTGGAGAAGGGGATCGTCGGCGACTACGTCACCCGCTACGGCTTCCCCGCCGACACCAAGCTGACCGGCGCCTACGCCCGTATGTACGACGCGACGCTGGTCGCCCCGTGGCTGTGGAACGCCGACAAGAAGGTCTTCCTCTCCACCGAGGACGAGCAGTCGGTGGGCGCCAAGGCCGACTACGTCGTCGACCGCGGCATCGGCGGCACGATGGTGTGGGAGCTGGCCGGCGACTACGGCTGGAACGCGGCCAAGGGTCAGTACGAGCCGGGCTCGACGCTCACCTCGCTGATGTACGACAAGTTCAAGGCGGCCGCCCCGTACGGCGCGAAGAAGGCGGGCACGACGCTGCCCACCCAGGCCGTCGACGTGGGCTTGGAGTTCACCGACTTCAAGCTGGGCGACTCCAACTACCCGATCACCCCGAAGCTGCGGATCACCAACAACACGGCGACGGCGCTGCCGGGCGGCACGGAGTTCCAGTTCGACTACGGCACGTCGGCGCCGAACAACGCCTCCGACCAGTCGGGCTTCGGGACGAAGGTGATCGCCAGCGGTCACACGGGCAGCAACGTGGGCGGCCTGAAGGGCGACTTCCAGCGGGTGTCGCTGAAGCTCCCGGCGTGGCAGTCGCTCGCCCCGGGCGCGACGGTGGACCTGTCGTTCAACTACTACCTGCCGGTGTCGACCCCGTCGAACTGGACCGTGACCATCGGCGGGACGGCGTACGCGCTCACCGGGGACCTGGCGCGCGGCACGACGACGGTGGAGCCGGGGACGACGACCCCGCCGACCACGCCTCCCACCACTCCGCCGACCACTCCCCCGACGACCCCGCCCACCACGCCTCCGACGACGCCGCCGACCACCCCGCCCACGGGCTGCGCCGCCCCGGCGTACACGGCCGGCTCCGTCTACAACGCGGGCCAGACCGTGTCCCACAAGGGCCACGGCTGGAAGGCCAAGTGGTGGACCCAGAACGAGGAGCCGGGCACGACCGGCGACTGGGGCGTCTGGCAGGACCTCGGCGCCTGCTGACCGTCCGCTGACGGAACACACCTGAGACCCCCGGCGGCGGTTTCCCACGGCCCTTGCCGTCGCCGGGCCCCCTCTCCGCCCCGCGTCCGCGCCGCGCCCCTCCATCCCGGGGCGCGGCGCGGACGTGTCGTATCCGGGTGTCCGGGTTACGGGTGTCCGGATCACGGGTGTCCGGGTTACGGGTGTCCGGGTTACGGGTGTCCGGGTTACGGGTGTCCGGGTTACGGGTGTCCGGGTTACGGGTGTCCGGGTTACGGGTGTCCGGGTTACGGGTGTCCGGGTTACGGGTGTCCGGGTTACGGGAAGAGGGCGTCCTGAGCCGCGTCGCGGGCGGTGAGGAGGGCGCCACGCAGGATCGCGGTGTCGCCGAGCGTGGTGGCGCGGACCTCGGTGCGCAACGGGGAGAGCGTGGCGAGGCGGGCCTCGACCCGGGCGGCCAGGGCCGGGCCGCCGCGGTGGCCGGTCTCGCCGGCGAGGATCACGCAGCCGGGGTCGAGGACGGCGGCGACCGAGGCGGCGCCGAGGGCGAGCCGGCCGGCGAGTGCGTCGAGGAAGGCCGGATGCGCCGACTCCAGCGCGGTGGCCGGGTCCAGGCCGTGGGTACGGGCCAGGGCGTCGATGGACGCGGCGCAGGCCAGTTCGTCGAACCCGCCGTCGCAGCCGTGGGCCGAGGGCAGCCCGGAGGTGCCCGGCACCGGCAGGAAGCCGATCTCGCCCGCGCCTCCGGAGGCGCCGCGGCGCAGCCGTCCGTCGAGGACGACGGCGGCGCCGATGCCCTGGCCGAGCCAGAGCAGGACGAAGGTGTCCCGGCCGCCGGCCTGCCCCACGCCCTCGCCGCCGTTCTCGCCCCGGGCCGCGCCTTCGCGGAGTTCGGCGACGGCGGCCAGGTTGACCTCGTTCTCCACCAGGACGGTGGCGGGCAGCCGCTGCTGGAGCGTGGCGATCAGCAGCCGGTGCCATTCGGGGAGCTTGGCGGTGTCCCGCAGTTGGCGGGTGGCCGGGTCGATGAGGCCGGGCGCGCCGACGGCGACGCTGTGCAGCCGGGCGGCGCCGGCCGCGCGGGCGGTGCGTTCGAGGAGTGCCACGGCCTGTTCGGCGGCGGGTCCGGGGGCGGCTCCGGCACCGTCGCCGATGGGCAGGGTCGCCTCGGCGAGCGTGGTGCCCAGCAGGTCGGAGACGACGACGGAGACGGAACGCGTGCGGACGTCGAGCGCGGCGAGGTGGGCCCGGTCGGCCACGATCCCGTACAGCCGGGCGTTGGGGCCGCGGCGCTGGGCTCCGGTCTCGCCGACGATGTGCACGAGGCCGCCGCTCTGCAGCCGCTCCACGAGGTCGGCGACGGTGGGGCGGGAGAGCCCGGTGAGCGTCTTCAGCTGGGTCGCCGTCAACGGGCCCGCGTCCTGGAGCAGACGCAGGGCGAGCCGGTCGTTGAGGGCCCGGGCGGTGCTCGGGGATGCGGCCATGCGGTGATCCTCTCAGATGCCCGCGCGGGTCCGGCGCTCCCGCACTTCTATTTATCAGGCAGGGTTCCTGATAGTTTACGCGACGCGGAGTCGGCGTGGACTCGGCGCGGGGCCCGGCACGAGTTCGGCGCGCGCCGCGCCTCGCGCTGCGCACACTCGTATCCAGGGGTTCCAGGGAGGGACGGACCGATGGCGGACAGGATCGGCATCACACCAGGACTGCGGCGGGCCAGGTACGCGATCGCCGCCGTCTTCTGCGTCCACGGCGCGGTCACCGGCAGTTTCGCGACCCGGATCCCCTGGATCCAGGAGCACGCGGACGTCGGCGCCGGCCAGCTCGGGCTCGCGCTCGCCTTTCCCGCGATCGGCGCCTCGCTCGCGATGCCGCTGGCCGGCGCGATCAGCCACCGGCTCGGCGCCCGAACGGCCCTGCGCGGACTGCTCGCGTTGTGGACGCTCGCCCTGACGCTGCCCTCGCTCGCGCCCAACGTCTACACGCTGTGCGCCGCGCTCCTCGTCTTCGGCGCCACCGCCGGCATGTCCGACGTCGCCATGAACGCGCTCGGCGTGGAGACCGAGACCCGGCTCGGCCGCTCGATCATGTCCGGCTTGCACGGTATGTGGAGCGCGGGCGCGCTGATCGGCTCGGCCGCCGGCACGCTCGCCGCGCACCTCGGCGCGGACGCCCGGCTGCACCATCTGATGGCCGCGCTGATCCTCACCGCGCTCGGCCTGGTGTGCTGCCAGGGCGTGCTCGACCTGCGCAGCTCGCCCGAGGAGGAGGCCCCGCCGCGTTTCGCGCTGCCGCCGAAGTCCGCGCTGATCATCGGCGCCGTCGGGTTCTGCGCGGTGTTCGCGGAGGGGGCGAGCATGGACTGGTCGGCCGTCTACCTCAAGGGCGAGCTGGGCACCTCCGCCGGCCTGGCGGCCGCCTCCACCACCGCCTTCGCCCTCACCATGGCCGTGGCCCGGCTGGCCGGCGACCGGATCGTGGACCGGTTCGGCGCGGTGCGTACGGTACGGGTCGGGGGTCTGGTCGCCACCGTCGGCGGGGTACTCGTGGTGGCCGCCTCGCACGCCGCCCTGGCGATGGCCGGATTCGGACTGATCGGGCTCGGGGTCGCGGTCGTCGTCCCGCTCGCCTTCGCCGCCGCCGGGCGCAGCGGCCCGAACCCGAGCCAGGCGATAGCGGGCGTGGCGACCATCACGTACACCTCGGGGCTCATCGCCCCGTCGGCGATCGGCGGGATCGCCGACGCGACCAGTCTCGTCGTCTCGTTCTCGCTGGTCACCCTGCTCGCGTTCGGTCTGGTGCTCGGTGCGGGAGTACTCCGGACCCGGGCCCGCGAGGCCGCCGGAGGGGCCCCGTCGCGGGCCTCGGAGCAGGTCCGCTGACGGGCAGGATCACCGGGTCGGGGAACCGCCGTACTCACTGGTCGGTCGGGCGTGCCGTGCGGCATTACCATATGGCTGATCTTTTTCGGTCCCGACACGGCGGGGCCGGCCGTCACCGGACCCTGAGAACTGGAGCGACCACATGAGCCTCGGCGTGCGCTGGACCCTGCACGGCGACGGGAAGACACCCGCTCCCGGGGCCGTCGTCCGGCCGGACGAACGGCTGACCTGGCCGCGGACGATCGGACTCGGCGCCCAGCACGTGGTCGCGATGTTCGGCGCGTCCTTCGTCGCTCCCGTCCTCATGGGGCTGGACCCGAACCTCGCGATCATGATGTCCGGTGTCTCCACCGTGATCTTCCTGCTCGCGACCCGCGGCACCGTCCCCTCGTACCTGGGCTGCTCGCTCTCCTTCGTGGGTGTCGCCGCCGCGATCCGGGCCTCCGGCGGCACCAGCGCCACCGTGACCGGCGCCGTGTTCGTGGTCGGCGCGGCGCTGTTCCTCGCGGGCCTCGCGGTGAAGAAGTTCGGCGCGCGGATCATCCACGCGGCCATGCCGCCGATCGTCACCGGCGCCGTCGTCATGCTGATCGGCTTCAACCTGGCGCCGGTCACCGCGTCCACGTACTGGCCGCAGGACCAGTGGACGGCCCTGCTCACGATGCTGTTCACCGGACTCGCGGTGGTCTGCCTGCGCGGTTTCTGGTCGCGTATCGCGATCTTCCTCGGCCTGATCTTCGGTTACGGCATCTCGTGGCTGTCCGACCTGGTCTTCGGCAAGATCCACTCGGTGTCCGCGAGCGGCCAGGTCACCGACCACTGGCGGCTGGACCTCTCCGGTGTCTCCAAGGCCGACTGGTTCGGTCTGCCGTCCCTGCACGGCCCCACCTTCGAGTGGTCCGCGATCCTCGTCGCGCTGCCCGTCGTCATCGCGCTCATCGCGGAGAACGCCGGACACGTCAAGGCCGTCGGCGAGATGACCGGGGACCCGCTGGACGACAAGCTCGGCACCGCCATCGCCGCCGACGGCGTCGGCTCCATGCTGTCCACCGCCGTGGGCGGCCCGCCGAACACCACGTACTCCGAGAACATCGGCGTCATGGCCGCCACCCGGGTCTACTCCACCGCCGCCTACTGGGCCGCGGCCGGCTTCGCGCTGCTGTTCGGTCTGTGCCCGAAGTTCGGCGCGGTCGTCGCCGCCATCCCCGGCGGTGTCCTCGGCGGCATCACCGTGATCCTCTACGGCATGATCGGCCTGCTCGGCGCCCAGATCTGGATCAACGCCAAGGTCGACCTGCGCAACCCGCTCAACCTGGTGCCCGCCGCGGCCGGCATCATCATCGGCGTCGGCGGCGTGAAGCTGACCTTCACCGACACCTTCGAGCTGGGCGGCATCGCGCTCGGCACCCTGGTCGTCATCACCGGCTACCACGTGCTGCGCGCCTTCGCCCCGGCCCACATGAAGCAGCAGGAGCCGCTGCTCGACTCCGGTACCAGCTCGTACGAGAGCGGCGGCGAGGACGCGTCGAAGAACTGACGGATTCGTCCGATCCGGGGAAGCCGGGCCTGTGGAGTTCCCTCCCGGGCCCGGCTTTTGCGAATCTGCCCTCATGGCGCAGACCCGGCAGTCCTCCCCGCAGTCCCCCGAGCGGCTCACCCGGCCGCCCGACGCCGAGCCGTCGGCCGGCCCGGCGGACGGGTGGGACGCCGGGCCGATCGGACCGTTCCTCGCGGTCGACCCCGTGGTGGACCGGCTGCGGGCGCTGCGCACGGCCTGGAGCCCGGCCGACGGGGTGGCCGTGTTCAACCGGGTCTATCTGACCGTCACCGAGGAGATCGGCCGGGCCATCGAGGCGGGCGCCTTCGCCGACCGGAAGGCCGCCACCACCCTCGACGTACGGTTCGCGGAGCGCTATCTCGCGGCCGTCGACGCCGTCGCGGCGGACGTCGCGCCCCCCGCCTGCTGGCGGCCGCTGTTCGACTACCGGCGCCATCCCGGGGTCCTGCCGCTCCAGTTCGCGCTCGCCGGGATCAACGCGCACATCGGGCACGACCTGGCGCTCGCGGTCGTCGACACCAGCCGGGCCCTGGACTGTACGCCCGCCGACCTGGAGGACGAGTTCGACCGGGTCGGCGACGTCCTCGCCCTCATGGAGGAGCGGGTACGGGAAGAGCTGATGCCGGGCCCGGACCTGCTGGAGGTCACGGACCCGCTCACCCATCTGCTCGGCTGCTGGAGCCTGGAGCGGGCCCGCGACGGGGCCTGGCTCGCGGCCCGGTCGCTGTGGCAGATCCGCCGGCTGCCCGCGCTGGCCGAGGAGTTCGCCGAGCGCCTCGACCGGTCGGTGGGCCTGGTGGGGCGGATGCTGCTCACGCCGCTCGCCCGGCGGCCCTGACCCGCCCCTTCGTCCGCTCCGGGCCCGAGCGCCGGTCAGTCCTCCGGCAGCTCGACCGGGGCGATCTCGTCGTACAGGTCGCCCGGTCCCGGGTTGGACGCGTCGGTCGTCCCGCCGAAGTGGTGCATCACGCCCCACACCGCGTTGAGCGCCGTCTGCACCGCGCCCTCGGCCCAGCCGGCCGTCCACGAGATGTCGTCGCCGGCCAGGAATATGCCCCGCATGTCCTCGGGCAGCCGGTCCTGCATGAAGTGCGTGAACAGACGGCGCTGGTAGCGGTAGTGGCCCGGCAGGTTGGCCTTGAAGGCGCCCATGAAGTAGGGCTCGTTCTCCCAGGAGACCGTGACCGGGTTGCCGATGATGTGCGACCGGATGTCGACATCCGGGTAGATCTCGCCGAGCGACTTCAGCATGACCTCCATCCGCTCGGCGGCGGACAGCGGCAGCCACTTCAGGCTGTCGTCGCACCACGTGTAC contains the following coding sequences:
- a CDS encoding chitodextrinase precursor (Chitin-binding domain of chitinase C; cd12215;~Chitinase C; pfam06483;~Chitinase [Carbohydrate transportand metabolism]; COG3325;~Chitodextrinase precursor [Streptomyces venezuelae ATCC10712];~The GH18 (glycosyl hydrolase, family 18) type II chitinases hydrolyze chitin, an abundant polymer of beta-1,4-linked N-acetylglucosamine (GlcNAc) which is a major component of the cell wall of fungi and the exoskeleton of arthropods. Chitinases have...; cl10447;~The GH18 (glycosyl hydrolases, family 18) type II chitinases hydrolyze chitin, an abundant polymer of N-acetylglucosamine and have been identified in bacteria, fungi, insects, plants, viruses, and protozoan parasites. The structure ofthis domain is an...; cd06548;~aromatic chitin/cellulose binding site residues [chemical binding];~identified by MetaGeneAnnotator; putative), which translates into the protein MLSPTKKRASLLTSGAAVAGLLISSLASGGVSYAADNESCRPDGLYKTPGVDVPYCSVYDTEGREKMGADHQRRVIGYFTGWRTGKNGEPAYLASDIPWDKVTHLNYAFGHVGGDNKLSVGTDGPDNAATGMTWPGVAGAEMDPAYPYKGHFNLLNKFKKQHPNVKTLISVGGWAETGGYFDDSGKRVDSGGFYSMATNADGSVNQAGIDTFANSAVDFIRKYGFNGVDIDYEYPTTMKDSGNPLDWQLSNARRAGLVQGYAVLMKSLREKLDRAGATDGKHYMLTVAAPSSGYLLRGMETFQMQKYLDYVNIMSYDLHGAWNEYVGPNASLFDDGKDAELAAANVYGSAQYGSLGYLNTDWAYHYFRGSMPSGRINIGLPYYTRGFKNVQGGTDGLWGKAATTGCPAGSGLTKCGIDNLWHDKDTAGKESPAGSNPMWHAKNLEKGIVGDYVTRYGFPADTKLTGAYARMYDATLVAPWLWNADKKVFLSTEDEQSVGAKADYVVDRGIGGTMVWELAGDYGWNAAKGQYEPGSTLTSLMYDKFKAAAPYGAKKAGTTLPTQAVDVGLEFTDFKLGDSNYPITPKLRITNNTATALPGGTEFQFDYGTSAPNNASDQSGFGTKVIASGHTGSNVGGLKGDFQRVSLKLPAWQSLAPGATVDLSFNYYLPVSTPSNWTVTIGGTAYALTGDLARGTTTVEPGTTTPPTTPPTTPPTTPPTTPPTTPPTTPPTTPPTGCAAPAYTAGSVYNAGQTVSHKGHGWKAKWWTQNEEPGTTGDWGVWQDLGAC
- a CDS encoding rOK-family transcriptional regulator (Arsenical Resistance Operon Repressor and similar prokaryotic, metal regulated homodimeric repressors. ARSR subfamily of helix-turn-helix bacterial transcription regulatory proteins (winged helix topology). Includes several proteins that appear to...; cd00090;~Nucleotide-Binding Domain of the sugar kinase/HSP70/actin superfamily; cd00012;~ROK-family transcriptional regulator [Streptomyces albus J1074];~Transcriptional regulator/sugar kinase [Transcription / Carbohydrate transportand metabolism]; COG1940;~Transcriptional regulators [Transcription]; COG1522;~dimerization interface [polypeptide binding];~identified by MetaGeneAnnotator; putative;~nucleotide binding site [chemical binding];~putative DNA binding site [nucleotide binding];~putative Zn2+ binding site [ion binding]); translated protein: MAASPSTARALNDRLALRLLQDAGPLTATQLKTLTGLSRPTVADLVERLQSGGLVHIVGETGAQRRGPNARLYGIVADRAHLAALDVRTRSVSVVVSDLLGTTLAEATLPIGDGAGAAPGPAAEQAVALLERTARAAGAARLHSVAVGAPGLIDPATRQLRDTAKLPEWHRLLIATLQQRLPATVLVENEVNLAAVAELREGAARGENGGEGVGQAGGRDTFVLLWLGQGIGAAVVLDGRLRRGASGGAGEIGFLPVPGTSGLPSAHGCDGGFDELACAASIDALARTHGLDPATALESAHPAFLDALAGRLALGAASVAAVLDPGCVILAGETGHRGGPALAARVEARLATLSPLRTEVRATTLGDTAILRGALLTARDAAQDALFP
- a CDS encoding major facilitator superfamily transporter permease (The Major Facilitator Superfamily (MFS) isa large and diverse group of secondary transporters that includes uniporters, symporters, and antiporters. MFS proteins facilitate the transport across cytoplasmic or internal membranes of a variety of...; cd06174;~identified by MetaGeneAnnotator; putative;~major facilitator superfamily transporter permease [Streptomyces pristinaespiralis ATCC25486];~putative substrate translocation pore), whose amino-acid sequence is MADRIGITPGLRRARYAIAAVFCVHGAVTGSFATRIPWIQEHADVGAGQLGLALAFPAIGASLAMPLAGAISHRLGARTALRGLLALWTLALTLPSLAPNVYTLCAALLVFGATAGMSDVAMNALGVETETRLGRSIMSGLHGMWSAGALIGSAAGTLAAHLGADARLHHLMAALILTALGLVCCQGVLDLRSSPEEEAPPRFALPPKSALIIGAVGFCAVFAEGASMDWSAVYLKGELGTSAGLAAASTTAFALTMAVARLAGDRIVDRFGAVRTVRVGGLVATVGGVLVVAASHAALAMAGFGLIGLGVAVVVPLAFAAAGRSGPNPSQAIAGVATITYTSGLIAPSAIGGIADATSLVVSFSLVTLLAFGLVLGAGVLRTRAREAAGGAPSRASEQVR
- a CDS encoding pyrimidine utilization transporter G (identified by MetaGeneAnnotator; putative;~pyrimidine utilization transport protein G; TIGR03616;~pyrimidine utilization transporter G [Streptomyces viridochromogenes DSM40736]), which encodes MSLGVRWTLHGDGKTPAPGAVVRPDERLTWPRTIGLGAQHVVAMFGASFVAPVLMGLDPNLAIMMSGVSTVIFLLATRGTVPSYLGCSLSFVGVAAAIRASGGTSATVTGAVFVVGAALFLAGLAVKKFGARIIHAAMPPIVTGAVVMLIGFNLAPVTASTYWPQDQWTALLTMLFTGLAVVCLRGFWSRIAIFLGLIFGYGISWLSDLVFGKIHSVSASGQVTDHWRLDLSGVSKADWFGLPSLHGPTFEWSAILVALPVVIALIAENAGHVKAVGEMTGDPLDDKLGTAIAADGVGSMLSTAVGGPPNTTYSENIGVMAATRVYSTAAYWAAAGFALLFGLCPKFGAVVAAIPGGVLGGITVILYGMIGLLGAQIWINAKVDLRNPLNLVPAAAGIIIGVGGVKLTFTDTFELGGIALGTLVVITGYHVLRAFAPAHMKQQEPLLDSGTSSYESGGEDASKN
- a CDS encoding hypothetical protein (Hypothetical protein XNR_5397 [Streptomyces albus J1074];~identified by MetaGeneAnnotator; putative) → MAQTRQSSPQSPERLTRPPDAEPSAGPADGWDAGPIGPFLAVDPVVDRLRALRTAWSPADGVAVFNRVYLTVTEEIGRAIEAGAFADRKAATTLDVRFAERYLAAVDAVAADVAPPACWRPLFDYRRHPGVLPLQFALAGINAHIGHDLALAVVDTSRALDCTPADLEDEFDRVGDVLALMEERVREELMPGPDLLEVTDPLTHLLGCWSLERARDGAWLAARSLWQIRRLPALAEEFAERLDRSVGLVGRMLLTPLARRP